Proteins from a genomic interval of Debaryomyces hansenii CBS767 chromosome E complete sequence:
- a CDS encoding DEHA2E18018p (weakly similar to uniprot|P39520 Saccharomyces cerevisiae YLR223C) — MAKSPKKAGANSRGSSRPQESYNKDVPPKVGGKKIKAYKKNFVKPPQRRFSIADTSSSGSNSESENGGNYNYYETNNYNSGSDSDSSLTAVTDNDEAEASRKGSVFFESADNEEFYKPTRKSPKKSKQTNKNTYKPTRSAKKSNNVAKKRTPKKTVNWNQWDNQLNEDAISEKSESSSDEEKVGLGGLYSMMNHQKQAQSDSDDSESESDEEEHDYSSSDDSDVDFVKLQAERKAKSMKAVRAMKGLSNQQEDHYQDDSDSEISEPIPEKKMNRNRRRSSSMSKPKFGRRKSDVALPDINFKFEFDDYNKFDNAIIDEEDEEDELEGIEKVQASSGGDKEEDIGEEVSYAAPIKKQYASNDNDNNDIATNHNFEFDFDFNTQLPQVPRINDTELNSDEDYEIDDNELLATLQADNDMDQFSAPNNTTTHTRNNSIGSYGDEEENDPFLKEEEKFLVNEFENNGFDEDDSVNVGSFDYNDPSDRDNLIDSFNVMNANQNKDVIQYASSADSKSDEDDEDDEDDEDEYDDFIDFDAPLFDKDEEDDYDVYEEFKVNDHDSRKHLQHKKKRPKSRKRTNGIGNSDEEDDSYLWNYFFSSDNSSSSGEDEENYRYDDSEEKVIMEKLFKNMEKENRSKKLMRRKSKSMALDKNHYIPSDNGYESGESTDVDLSLPPSTDKKSGSKMAKEVLSSKTADYRPPVLGTWAAIDSKPFGIIDGLSTRSLGNNATVNNSNNKQMEPRSLSRKGIAPLHTNTTTDDSALGLDELLNVSELDDDDENDAKIWRDFNNQKKQVPLGAFRNKSILQNQLIHPENVTVPNNSSYNHTSKSNNEFNKRRYSLSNHQDTGSWRNNSATKYASVKKPVHDRKFSSSHLPIPNIDSPIKNVPSKLKRRRASIVEAVSEGLRPTKSGLFNEDALADVEEILGEDTDLMGLIKGL, encoded by the coding sequence ATGGCTAAAAGTCCCAAAAAAGCGGGGGCTAACTCGAGGGGCAGCTCACGCCCCCAAGAACTGTACAATAAAGATGTTCCACCCAAAGTTGGtggaaagaaaattaaagcATATAAGAAAAATTTCGTTAAACCTCCCCAACGACGTTTTAGTATAGCCGATACAAGCTCATCAGGCTCGAATTCTGAATCAGAGAATGGGGGAAACTATAACTATTATGAAACTAACAATTACAATTCAGGTTCCGATTCagattcttctttaacTGCGGTAACAGATAACGATGAGGCCGAGGCGTCAAGAAAGGGTTCTGTATTCTTTGAGAGTgctgataatgaagagttCTATAAACCAACGAGGAAGTCCCCTAAGAAGAGTAAACAGACTAACAAGAATACATACAAGCCAACAAGATCAGCcaaaaaatcaaataatgttgCCAAGAAGAGAACACCAAAGAAGACCGTTAATTGGAATCAATGGGATAACcaattgaatgaagatgCTATTTCAGAAAAATCAGAATCTTCATCTGACGAGGAAAAAGTTGGACTAGGTGGGTTATACTCCATGATGAACCACCAGAAACAGGCTCAGTCAGATTCAGATGATTCGGAATCAGAAtcagacgaagaagaacacgattattcttcttctgatgaCTCTGACGTTGACTTCGTAAAATTACAAGCGGAGAGAAAGGCTAAATCGATGAAAGCAGTTAGAGCTATGAAAGGGTTATCGAATCAACAAGAAGATCACTACCAAGATGATTCAGATTCAGAAATATCGGAGCCTATACCGGAGAAAAAGATGAACAGAAATAGAAGACGTAGTAGTTCGATGTCAAAACCAAAGTTTGGTAGGAGGAAATCTGATGTAGCATTGCCAgatatcaatttcaaattcgaatttgatgattataATAAGTTTGATAACGCCataattgatgaagaagacgaagagGATGAACTAGAAGGGATTGAAAAAGTCCAGGCATCAAGCGGTGGAGACAAGGAGGAGGATATCGGTGAGGAGGTAAGTTATGCTGCACCTATTAAGAAACAATATGCATCtaatgataacgataataATGACATTGCCACTAATCACAATTTTGAATTCGACTTCGATTTTAATACACAACTACCCCAGGTTCCGAGGATCAATGATACTGAACTAAATTCTGATGAAGattatgaaattgatgataatgaattgcTAGCTACTTTGCAAGCAGATAATGATATGGATCAGTTTTCCGCTCCTAATAATACAACGACACATACAAGAAACAATTCTATTGGATCATACggtgatgaagaagaaaatgatcCGTTTttgaaggaagaagaaaagtttcttgttaatgaatttgagAATAATGGTTTTGATGAGGATGATTCTGTGAATGTCGGAAGCTTTGATTATAATGACCCCTCGGACAGGGATAACTTGATCGATTCGTTTAATGTAATGAATGCAAATCAGAATAAGGATGTGATTCAATACGCTAGTAGTGCCGATAGTAAGtcagatgaagatgatgaggatgacgaagatgacgaagacgaatatgatgattttattgACTTTGACGCTCCGTTATTcgataaagatgaagaagatgattaTGATGTCTATGAAGAGTTTAAAGTAAATGACCATGATAGTAGAAAACATTTGCAGCATAAGAAAAAGAGACCAAAGTCAAGGAAGAGAACCAATGGAATTGGCAATAGTGACGAGGAAGACGATTCCTATTTGTGGAACTATTTTTTTAGTTCTGATAATAGCTCACTGAGtggtgaagatgaagagaaTTATAGGTATGATGATTCTGAAGAAAAAGTAATAATGGAgaaacttttcaaaaatatggAAAAGGAGAACCGTTCTAAGAAGCTTATGCGCCGCAAAAGTAAGCTGATGGCACTTGAtaaaaatcattatatacCATCGGATAATGGATATGAAAGTGGCGAATCTACTGACGTAGACTTGAGTCTTCCACCTTCTACAGACAAGAAATCTGGATCGAAAATGGCAAAAGAAGTGTTATCTTCAAAGACAGCTGACTATAGACCTCCGGTATTAGGTACTTGGGCTGCGATTGACAGCAAACCTTTTGGAATTATTGACGGTTTATCAACTAGATCTTTGGGCAATAATGCCACTGTCAATAACTCTAACAATAAGCAAATGGAACCTAGACTGCTTTCTCGAAAAGGTATCGCTCCACTACATACAAATACAACAACAGATGACCTGGCATTGGGTCTAGATGAACTCTTAAATGTCAGTGAActagatgatgatgacgagAATGATGCCAAAATATGGAGAGATTTTAATAATCAAAAGAAACAAGTACCGTTGGGTGCATTTCGTAACAAATCCATTCtacaaaatcaattaatacaCCCAGAGAACGTTACCGTACCAAATAATTCCTCCTACAACCATACCAGCAAGTccaataatgaattcaataaaagaaGATACTCTTTATCAAACCACCAAGATACCGGTTCTTGGAGAAATAATCTGGCCACCAAGTATGCAAGCGTGAAAAAGCCTGTACATGATCGTAAATTTTCACTGTCCCATTTACCGattccaaatattgattctCCCATTAAAAACGTCCCCTCTAAACTCAAAAGAAGACGTGCATCGATCGTAGAAGC
- a CDS encoding DEHA2E18040p (weakly similar to uniprot|Q9P748 Neurospora crassa 1A9 Related to translation initiation factor 3), protein MSEETSFMHLVRPSVAAPAASSTTGPCNIRIDTSACFQILEIVSKQVLSSNKRIIGTLLGFRSDDGSEFDVRDAFMVPCTETGDSIAIDDHAHKALYQLYKKAHPKEHVLGWFDSANKIDANTGLIHDFYSKGTDRAYPFPAIYLNVEYLGENQEITFPKISTYIGAAIGKLSSNTPKIGWNTANTTSSYIFTPVPNKVINSTISEKLVINHLSENQQNNEPISVSANSRTLSHLSNQLSSVGETIDKLLAYIESTSNSDSDIDLLRLLSNTLLNKPQYLTDLKELEYHFRAHNQDVIMIEYLTKAVKEQIELSARLTASSEADKK, encoded by the coding sequence ATGTCTGAAGAAACATCTTTTATGCACTTGGTTAGACCAAGCGTTGCTGCACCAGCTGCATCTTCGACTACTGGACCTTGTAATATCAGAATTGATACATCTGCgtgttttcaaattttagAGATCGTTTCCAAGCAAGTTCTTTCATCGAATAAGAGAATTATTGGTACATTATTGGGATTTAGATCAGATGATGGAAGTGAATTTGATGTCAGAGATGCTTTTATGGTCCCATGCACTGAAACAGGTGATTCAATAGCTATTGACGATCATGCTCATAAAGCCCTTTACCAATTATATAAGAAAGCTCACCCTAAAGAACATGTTTTAGGATGGTTCGATAGTGCTAACAAGATAGATGCAAATACTGGATTAATTCATGACTTTTATTCTAAAGGTACCGATCGTGCTTATCCGTTCCCAGCGATCTACTTAAATGTTGAATACTTGGGTGAAAACCAAGAAATAACCTTCCCTAAGATTTCTACTTACATCGGCGCAGCTATTGGTAAATTGAGTTCTAATACACCAAAGATTGGCTGGAACACGGCTAATACTACCAGCTCTTATATTTTTACTCCAGTTCCAAATAAAGTTATAAATAGTACCATCAGTGAAAAGCTTGTTATTAATCATTTATCCgaaaatcaacaaaacaaCGAACCAATTTCAGTCTCAGCAAATTCAAGAACGTTATCTCATTTATCCAACCAATTAAGCTCTGTTGGTGAAACAATTGACAAATTATTGGCCTATATCGAATCCACATCTAATTCAGATAGTGATATCGATTTATTAAGATTGTTAAGTAATACTTTATTAAACAAACCTCAATACTTGACTGACTTAAAGGAATTGGAATACCATTTCCGTGCCCACAATCAAGATGTTATTATGATCGAATATTTGACTAAAGCTGTCAAGGAACAAATTGAGTTAAGTGCAAGATTAACTGCTAGCTCAGAAGCTGATAAGAAATGA